One Carya illinoinensis cultivar Pawnee chromosome 5, C.illinoinensisPawnee_v1, whole genome shotgun sequence genomic window, GCTGCATGCAGCTCCTGAAATGTCCTTGCAGGAAAATGTGAAGGCAAAATTGACCCAGTCTCTTGAAAGCAAGGTGTTGGAGGATTAGGCTTTTGTGTCATCTATCCCTTCTTCAGTATGTTTACTTGAGCCCGTGCCGACGAACTTATAGAATAGTCAGTTCTGCATATGCTACCATTTTCCTGACAGTATTTATCTTACAGCTACTTGGAGTTGACCCCAATGATCCTTCAGTACGAGAAATGCGGGCATCTTTGGAAGTATGAGGTGAGTTTATAAAACTTTACACGATAAAACCTGCATGGGTGACTAAATATACctgtttttgttttcatgtCACCAAGAGTCAACATGTGTTTACtgtataaattttatgttttttttttttttttcaactcatttttaattgttgtgGTTACCAGGCACAACAAAAGAAGGATGAAAATGAGCAACCAAACGTGGACAAGTAAAGATGAAAATGGTTACTGCTGCTGACTCTGTGAAGGCAAGATTAATCTCTGATCCGAATTCTAAGTCTTAGGAGTGAGCGATGCCTTGTTTGTTTTTAACATTAATAGTTTATCTTACATGCATTCTTTTCcggacctctctctctctctctctctctccaaaaaaaaaaaaaaaaaaaggcttttaaaaaaaaaaatcaataaggGATGATGGctgttttttttattcatgaatTAATGGTTTTAGTTGGTCCACTATCTTATTAGTTAGGACTAATTTCGCAATCCAACCTATGTGATAAGGCAATGCTTCGAGGTTTTGGCTCCGTTTAGTGTTGGTTTGCCAGTCAATATATGCACAACGGTTAGCCCTGATCAGTCGCCTGTGACTCATGCTGCCTACCGCGTACGTGAGGTACCAAAGACTGTGAAGTCAAGAGGAATCCCATGCAGTAAAGCACCCACAGAAATATTTGGCTGATTGTCGATGTGAGATGCTGTCTTCTTAATACAGCTAATCAGAAAAGGCTGATACAATCTACTATCAAGCTCGCAGGATACTCCAAATGCGCGATTAAGTTGCCACTCTAAAATCTGGTTGACTAAACTGCACCAAAAACATTTTGATGCTTATCACCTATTCCAATTTGCccccaaaataaagaaaatgatgctCGATGAATATTGCTGCAAGTCAGAGTCAGATTATCTCAATCATCCATTCCTTAGGAAAGAATAATACTCAACTATTAGGGCGGGCCAGTTTGCCTATCATGTAATATCAATTATGGTACTCAGAAATGCATCTTTTTCAACTTTATGTGGATCAATCTGCACTACCAATATGAGTAATTCCATTAGAAAGAAGCTAGGAGCTACCGGCGGGATTCTGGGTTTTGATCCCAGAGCAATGTACAAATCATCCATGACAACAATTTCTAGTCACCGTTTTTGTGCGTATTCTAAACTCCGATTATGGAAACAAATGAGCCATGCCAACAAGGTGTGGGCCTAATTGAGCATTTTGTCAAGGGGCTAGCCACCGCACATGAGGGACATGACTCTCCATGTACATTCTCTTTCTTGCTATTATGATGGAATTTAGCGTTTgtgatctctctctcacttactcatgtccaaccactcatctttatcttcaacaATGGTTAGCTATCTGCTCATTATTTTATGGAATAAGTGTTGGGATGTTACCCCTATCTACTACAGTTTCTCAGACAAATTTGTTGGAAATCTCAACCTTATAGGAGAATGAAATCTAGAAAGTTATATCTGCTTTAGATTATTTTTgggtattaaaataaataaagataaacgAAGATGGGAAAAGAACCTGAATGGGCCTAATTAATGGTGATTGGTGGCACATTCATTGACTCGTTTTTACCGAGAAgcttttcctttctttaatcTTTTACTCCCTCATCCTCCTTTCTCCTTTGCTTTTACGCAAAGACTTTTGAGGAACACAAAGATATAGAAGTGGAGAGATGTGGGTGTGCGATCCGAGATGGGACCACCGTATGAGATTTTAGCTTGTATACACGTCAAAAATGGTGTTTTTTCGATCGAGGAGGTGAATCAATGATGcgcccatttttcttttcttttcttgcagTACTGTCATTGTTTTACTTCCTACTCTTCTGCATACCATCACTTTCTTTCCCCACCTTACAATGCTCATTTCCTATTCTCACTTTATATTATACACTCATTAAAAGATGGTTCAAAACCAGCGATAACAGTCCTTGGCGTGTAGATTTTTGCCATGAATCTCATTGTCAATTGCATCACtttctttcaatattttaacttGTTGGCAACACGAACATCTATGATTTATATAGGTGCATGTCGTCTTTTTTAAGAAGGCGAcggtatttaaattttattaatatactcTATTTTTATGAAGCAAGAATGTCTTCTACATTAAAAGACTTTTGACGTGGCATGCATATCCATCATatccattttaatttattataagataTTTAAATTCAAAGGGACAATCATAAATACAATGGAATGTACATACATTAAGCCAATTCATTTACAGTTTCCATTTCCTTACTTCGGTAAATTCACTGAAAACTACAAGGACAAACCAAATGATCTACTGAAACGAGGACAACTTAAGTCTGTGTTTGGGTATTGAGAGTACTCTCAACActtcttactactatttattactttattattactttccacttacttttattactatttattattttttacctattttttattactatttattattttattattatttttcacctactttttattactattcacaactcttctCAACACTCAAACTCACCTTAGTCATTGACATCAGCTATACACATCCTTAGATCTAGTATATGGTCAAACTTGTAATATAAACGAATATCGATGTCATTTCAAAGTTCCAATCTTTATATAAGAAGACTTGAGTACCGCACCCTTAACATCAGACCACCTTTAACCACAATATTCACCATGGCGATGGCATTCAAGATGGTATAATCTCTTGTTtacacttttttctttcattctttttgcCAATGAAAAGGTTTTCATGAGAATATGTTTTAGCTGATAATTTGTTGTTGCTGTCTGGGTATATGATAATGGCAGGCGACGACTGGAATGTGGGTGACTGAGGAGTGCAAGAGCTCGTTCATGGAGATGAAATGGAAGAAGGTGCATAGGTTCATAGTGTTCAAGATCGATGAGGGGTCAAGGCTGGTCACCGTCGACAAGGTTGGCGGCCCCGGTGAAGGCTATGATGAGCTTGCTGCATCCTTGCCAGACGATGATTGCCGATATGCCGTGTTTGATTTCGACTTTGTCACGGTTGATAACTGCCGGAAGAGCAAGATCTTCTTCATAGCATGGTCCGTCtcctgatttttatttttctatatgatCAATGCTCTGGATCACAGtacttgttatatataaatatttaatctaAGTTTACTTTATTTCTATtcgtttaaataaaaaataaaaaaaacatagagTAAGTATGGAAACGTCGGCACGGAATCTTGATTGCTACATTTATAAGCAAAATATATGGTACAACCAACCCACCAGCCTGCCAAACTAGTACGTTTTTTTAATCATTGTACTTAAAATTATGAgattaatatgataaattagTGGAATCCTAGGAATTGTACTGGCGGCCTTTGGCATATATCaattatgatataatttttattagatatCTCCTAATTGCTTTAGGTAATTTCCCATTATTAGGTATTTTatactaaaagaaaagaaaaattaaaaaaaaaaaagaacacctTTTTATTGTGCAGGGTTAATGAAATAAAGTTACGTACATGAATTGagtcttacaataattattgagCATTTGATATTATCTAAAAAATCATACTAACTGCAAATATTGTAGTACAATGTCCAATAAATATTGTCTATTTCATATCTCTATCTCTACTTAGACTCTTAAAGTTTAGCAAAATCTATCTCACTCCAAACCAATTAAAAGAACAATTTCTCCTTCACTTCTCTtgtgttatttttctttattattataatttttgcatAAAAGGATGAAACAGTATACAAGTTTGCAACCACTGGATTTGAATGAAACGATTTGCATTAGAAGAAATTGCTAATGAATCATGACTTATTTTTTGGGGGGGTTTTTCAGGTCACCAACAGCATCAAGAATAAGAGCAAAAATGCTGTATGCAACTTCCAAAGATGGGCTGAGGAGAGTGCTGGATGGCATCCACTATGAAGTCCAAGCAACCGACCCAACCGAGATGGGGTTTGATGTCATCAAGGACAGGGCCAAATAGATGATGCCCAAATTTTTGTGGCATCTttgctttttatatatttaataactcCAACCATATGATCACGAGCCTTGTTACTTTCTCGATAATTGGGACTAATGTAACCTCATCCTCTAATTTGTAATAATATTTAGTATGTCTTCGtgtgttatttatttaatgacaAAAGCACCTTTTGATGCCATCCCTTTTATAATTGAAAGGTCAAATAGGCGAATCAATGTGACATTTGAATGCTAAATGGGCCTCATGCATCGGCTTTTACTACCACTAGTAGGATCCCTTGTCAAAACAGTCACGATTGTGATGGGACAATTAACCTGATAAGTACGTAAAAACGTCTGGCTTTGACTTGGTCAaacatttattatataaaataataaattttattatatataattaattttacgtAATTTTTATACGttttattaatcattaaaatgattattttatatttaaaaattaaaataacctatcaaattaataaaagaaaaaatattgaaagcaGCCACTATTCACTATTATACACTACACAtcctataaaaaatatctatatattctataaaaaacatctttatatcctataaaaacttataaatatgtggtgTGTAACATTAATAGTAACTGCTtcctaataaattttttaataaaatatataaaaaaatatgaaaaaatgactatatataaaatttttataaaataattacatgaacTCGAGCCTACTACTGTCTTAGACTTAACTCCAAATTGTAATCTTCGTTTCCAATTTTCGTAGAACCAGTTGAATTCCACTTTACTCACGTTCATGTGCATGACCTAGCTCCATTCTCAACCGTTGGATCATTTAGAAAGCCCTAGTAACTGGAGCCTTTGAATTGAAACAAAGAGAACAGAAAATGTAATAAATT contains:
- the LOC122309787 gene encoding actin-depolymerizing factor 5-like, which gives rise to MSFQSSNLYIRRLEYRTLNIRPPLTTIFTMAMAFKMATTGMWVTEECKSSFMEMKWKKVHRFIVFKIDEGSRLVTVDKVGGPGEGYDELAASLPDDDCRYAVFDFDFVTVDNCRKSKIFFIAWSPTASRIRAKMLYATSKDGLRRVLDGIHYEVQATDPTEMGFDVIKDRAK